One part of the Tunicatimonas pelagia genome encodes these proteins:
- the rsfS gene encoding ribosome silencing factor: MNSKELSDIMVFGMQEKKAEDIVKLDLRKVKNAVADFFVICSGNSDTQLDAITDSIEKEIKERTGENPWHREGKENREWMLLDYVNVVAHIFTHDRREFFALEELWGDAVITHVDSNISLKTLQ, translated from the coding sequence ATGAATTCTAAGGAACTTAGTGACATAATGGTATTCGGAATGCAGGAAAAGAAAGCCGAAGATATTGTAAAACTGGATTTGAGAAAAGTAAAAAATGCAGTAGCCGATTTCTTTGTCATTTGCTCCGGTAATTCTGACACGCAACTGGACGCAATTACCGACTCCATAGAAAAAGAAATAAAGGAAAGAACGGGAGAGAATCCCTGGCACCGAGAAGGCAAAGAAAACCGGGAATGGATGCTGCTCGACTACGTAAATGTAGTAGCCCACATTTTCACGCACGACCGCCGGGAGTTTTTTGCATTAGAAGAACTTTGGGGCGATGCGGTAATTACCCACGTAGATTCCAACATATCGCTTAAAACTTTGCAGTAA
- a CDS encoding biotin--[acetyl-CoA-carboxylase] ligase — MKSFSFTTSQLGKQLFYYESCDSTNKVATQLVQQNKAEHGAVIFSEFQTQGRGQQQKSWESAPGDNLTFSLVLFPNLAVKHFFRLNILVSLAVAEALNNWVKDKMRIKWPNDIFYHDQKLGGILIQNNLQGTYVKSSVIGIGLNVNQLHFNHPRAISLANIRNQIIHREKLLNEILVRLENFLGELSTSDLTKLARKYDASLYGKGEKRRFEDNKDQFEGVITGVDERGRLVIEVENEPRYYNFHEVRYHWD; from the coding sequence TTGAAATCATTTTCTTTTACAACGTCCCAACTGGGCAAACAGTTATTTTATTACGAAAGCTGCGACTCTACCAATAAAGTGGCTACGCAACTGGTTCAGCAAAACAAAGCCGAACACGGGGCGGTGATCTTTTCGGAGTTTCAGACCCAAGGGCGGGGGCAACAGCAAAAGAGCTGGGAGTCAGCCCCCGGCGACAATTTGACTTTCTCGTTAGTATTATTTCCCAATCTGGCAGTGAAGCACTTTTTTCGGTTAAATATACTGGTTTCGTTGGCCGTAGCCGAAGCCTTGAATAATTGGGTAAAAGACAAAATGAGGATCAAGTGGCCAAATGATATTTTTTATCACGATCAAAAGCTGGGAGGGATACTAATCCAAAATAATTTGCAGGGAACGTACGTAAAATCATCGGTAATTGGGATCGGACTCAATGTAAACCAACTTCATTTTAATCATCCGCGAGCTATTTCTCTAGCTAATATCCGCAATCAAATTATTCATCGAGAGAAGTTATTAAACGAAATTCTGGTGCGCTTAGAAAACTTTTTAGGGGAATTATCGACAAGTGACTTGACTAAATTAGCAAGAAAATACGATGCTAGCCTCTACGGAAAAGGTGAGAAAAGGAGGTTTGAAGATAACAAAGATCAGTTTGAGGGAGTAATAACCGGAGTGGATGAGCGCGGACGGTTAGTGATTGAAGTAGAAAACGAACCTCGCTACTACAATTTTCACGAGGTTCGCTATCACTGGGACTAA
- a CDS encoding Gfo/Idh/MocA family protein produces the protein MTPDNSNNQSSGITRRDIIKGMATVPVLGAFWASAAAKQSYDRSVKEEILNELDIKASLPPPTGSMAGTPIRVGIIGFGIRGKQLVKASGFATAEWLTNMKEAAQKNSNDTRLQDFLEQESLNIQYTGVCDLFDVRAEEAMETVKTDQNTPKRYRTYQEMLASPDIDAVIIATPDHWHAPMAIAAAQAGKHVYVEKCMTHKIQETYDLYDAVTQSDIVFQVGHQHRQTQSFLTAQDAIRKNVLGHVSLIQACTNRNSDNGAWQYNIHEAASPSTIDWKQFLGPAPSIPFNKEHFFRWRKWWAYGTGLSGDLLTHDYDRINCLLEMGIPKYVTASGGVYTHRDGREVPDVFQVNMEYPDYSTGSTQDPGKEKGMTFLYSASLGNQHSRPTLLMGHDATMELGNSLTIYADPRSTRYQEMLADDTIDPNVPLYAYTPGREGVDGVTSATAKYFADKGLLYTYRDGKRVDSTYLHIREWLSCIRNGGQPSCGIKEGFEEAISAHMATLSYKTGQRIEWDAQARRIIDVAEPLVTSA, from the coding sequence ATGACACCTGATAACTCAAACAATCAATCTAGCGGTATTACCCGTCGCGATATTATTAAGGGAATGGCCACCGTACCTGTGCTTGGGGCTTTCTGGGCCAGTGCCGCTGCCAAACAGAGCTACGACCGAAGTGTGAAAGAAGAAATACTGAACGAACTGGATATTAAAGCATCGCTTCCTCCGCCCACCGGCTCTATGGCTGGTACTCCCATTCGTGTTGGTATTATTGGATTTGGCATTCGAGGTAAGCAACTGGTTAAAGCTTCTGGGTTTGCCACCGCCGAATGGCTTACTAACATGAAAGAAGCCGCTCAAAAAAATAGTAACGATACCCGCTTACAAGATTTTCTGGAACAGGAAAGCTTAAACATTCAGTACACTGGGGTTTGCGACTTGTTTGATGTGCGAGCCGAAGAAGCAATGGAAACGGTAAAAACCGATCAGAATACACCTAAGCGTTACCGTACTTACCAAGAAATGTTGGCCAGTCCTGATATCGATGCCGTTATTATTGCCACTCCTGACCACTGGCACGCTCCCATGGCTATTGCTGCTGCTCAAGCGGGTAAGCACGTGTACGTTGAAAAGTGTATGACGCATAAAATTCAGGAGACCTACGATCTTTACGATGCAGTAACCCAGTCAGACATTGTTTTTCAGGTAGGGCACCAGCACCGGCAAACCCAAAGTTTCTTAACGGCTCAAGATGCTATTCGGAAAAATGTGCTAGGCCATGTTTCGCTCATCCAGGCGTGTACCAATCGGAATTCTGATAACGGGGCTTGGCAGTACAACATTCACGAAGCAGCTAGTCCATCCACCATCGACTGGAAGCAATTTTTAGGGCCTGCCCCCAGCATTCCGTTTAATAAAGAGCATTTCTTCCGATGGAGAAAGTGGTGGGCCTACGGTACCGGATTATCCGGCGACTTGCTCACGCACGATTACGACCGGATCAACTGCCTTTTAGAAATGGGCATACCGAAGTACGTCACAGCCTCCGGCGGAGTGTATACCCACCGCGACGGACGCGAAGTGCCCGATGTGTTTCAGGTGAATATGGAATACCCGGATTATTCTACTGGTTCTACGCAGGATCCCGGTAAAGAAAAGGGCATGACCTTCCTGTACTCGGCTTCTTTGGGCAATCAGCACAGTCGCCCTACCCTACTAATGGGCCATGATGCTACAATGGAACTGGGTAATAGTTTAACCATTTACGCTGATCCTCGCTCAACTCGCTACCAGGAGATGCTAGCGGACGATACCATTGACCCCAACGTTCCACTGTACGCCTACACTCCCGGGCGAGAAGGAGTTGATGGGGTTACCTCAGCCACTGCTAAATATTTCGCCGATAAAGGATTACTGTATACCTATCGAGATGGCAAACGAGTGGATTCAACGTACCTGCATATTCGGGAGTGGCTTAGCTGTATCCGCAATGGCGGTCAACCTAGCTGCGGAATAAAGGAGGGATTTGAAGAGGCAATATCCGCGCACATGGCGACCCTATCCTACAAAACCGGGCAGCGCATAGAGTGGGACGCTCAAGCCCGCCGTATTATTGATGTAGCAGAACCATTAGTGACTTCAGCCTAG
- a CDS encoding DoxX family membrane protein translates to MKTAISSLSPPQLNVLVILRVLIGWHFLYEGVVKLYSPSWSAAGYLNDSQGWFAPMFETIAANPSLMAAVDFLNTWGLVAVGLSLLVGFLTQAALIGGMVLLGLYYLSHPPFIGAEYALPSEGSYLWVNKNLIELFAMAVLYVFPTSHIIGLDRLMRSYTQRRRQSSPEEVAA, encoded by the coding sequence ATGAAAACGGCTATCTCTTCGCTTTCGCCCCCGCAACTCAATGTACTGGTTATTTTACGGGTTTTAATTGGTTGGCACTTCTTGTACGAAGGAGTAGTCAAATTGTATAGTCCCAGTTGGTCGGCTGCAGGCTACTTAAACGATTCGCAAGGTTGGTTTGCTCCTATGTTCGAGACCATTGCAGCCAACCCCAGTCTTATGGCAGCGGTAGATTTCCTCAACACCTGGGGACTAGTAGCAGTCGGGCTAAGCTTACTCGTGGGTTTTCTTACCCAAGCAGCCCTTATCGGCGGAATGGTTTTGCTAGGTTTGTACTACTTATCACACCCCCCGTTTATTGGTGCTGAGTATGCGCTTCCCAGCGAAGGCAGCTATCTGTGGGTAAATAAAAACCTTATTGAGCTATTTGCGATGGCGGTGCTCTACGTTTTTCCTACCAGCCATATTATCGGTCTGGATCGACTCATGCGAAGCTACACTCAGCGAAGAAGACAGTCGTCGCCTGAAGAAGTCGCGGCTTAG
- the ahcY gene encoding adenosylhomocysteinase, with product MVEEQRIRYKVKDISLAAWGRKEIRLAEAEMPGLMSIREEYGPQQPLKGARIAGCLHMTIQTAVLIETLVELGAEVTWSSCNIFSTQDHAAAAIAEAGIPVFAWKGMTEEEFDWCIEQTLFFGEDRQPLNMILDDGGDLTNMVLDRYPEMVEGIRGISEETTTGVHRLYERMKKGTLPLPAININDSVTKSKFDNKYGCKESLVDAIRRATDLMLAGKVAVVAGYGDVGKGSAQSLRGAGVRVIVTEIDPICALQAAMDGFEVKKMDNAIPRADIIVTATGNKDIVAARHFKQMKDKAIVCNIGHFDNEIDVAWLKENAERDEIKPQVDLYRMANGNEIILLAEGRLVNLGVATGHPSFVMSNSFTNQVLAQIELWKHTDKYENAVYMLPKHLDEKVAELHLEKIGVELDTLSEEQAEYIGVTVKGPFKPDYYRY from the coding sequence ATGGTTGAAGAACAAAGAATCCGTTACAAAGTAAAAGACATTTCTCTGGCTGCCTGGGGAAGAAAAGAAATTCGCTTGGCTGAAGCTGAGATGCCGGGCCTAATGTCTATTCGGGAAGAATATGGACCACAACAACCGCTAAAAGGGGCGCGAATTGCGGGCTGCTTACATATGACTATCCAGACGGCAGTGCTGATTGAAACTTTGGTAGAACTGGGGGCGGAAGTGACTTGGTCGTCGTGTAATATTTTCTCTACGCAGGATCACGCCGCTGCCGCTATTGCTGAAGCAGGTATACCGGTGTTTGCCTGGAAAGGTATGACCGAAGAAGAATTTGATTGGTGTATTGAGCAAACCTTATTTTTTGGTGAAGACCGCCAGCCACTAAACATGATTCTGGATGATGGTGGGGATTTAACCAATATGGTGCTGGATCGCTATCCGGAAATGGTAGAAGGTATTCGGGGAATCTCGGAAGAAACTACCACCGGGGTACACCGCTTGTACGAGCGCATGAAGAAAGGAACCTTGCCTTTACCCGCAATCAACATTAACGATTCGGTTACTAAATCTAAATTTGATAATAAGTACGGCTGTAAAGAATCGTTAGTAGATGCTATCCGCCGGGCTACCGACCTGATGCTAGCCGGAAAAGTAGCGGTAGTAGCGGGTTACGGCGATGTGGGAAAAGGTTCAGCCCAATCGCTTCGCGGAGCAGGAGTGCGAGTAATCGTGACCGAGATTGATCCAATTTGTGCGCTACAGGCGGCGATGGACGGTTTTGAAGTAAAGAAAATGGATAATGCGATTCCTCGCGCTGATATTATTGTGACCGCTACCGGAAATAAAGATATTGTAGCCGCCCGTCATTTCAAGCAGATGAAAGATAAAGCCATCGTTTGTAATATCGGTCACTTTGATAACGAGATTGACGTAGCTTGGTTAAAAGAAAATGCCGAACGCGATGAGATTAAGCCTCAGGTAGATTTGTACCGAATGGCCAATGGCAACGAGATTATTCTGCTGGCCGAAGGCCGATTAGTCAACTTAGGAGTAGCTACCGGGCACCCGTCATTTGTAATGTCTAACTCATTTACCAACCAAGTACTGGCGCAGATTGAGTTGTGGAAGCATACTGATAAGTACGAAAATGCGGTGTATATGCTGCCTAAGCACTTAGACGAAAAGGTAGCGGAGCTGCATTTGGAAAAAATCGGAGTAGAACTGGATACGCTATCGGAAGAGCAAGCCGAATATATTGGCGTAACGGTGAAAGGGCCATTTAAGCCTGATTATTACCGCTACTAG
- a CDS encoding OmpA family protein, which produces MPRLILIFLISLSLSGVAQAQSVKRLLKTADKYYEHGFYYEAAINYKKAADITPDDLSITYKIGLAYLKSRYKHRAMPFLEEVYENTQDSTSTLVFHLGLAYQYNHQFEKALEYFHYYRKNAENTYTVDRHIRQCNIGIEYVNNPKNVEIRNLKKLNSDNQDYAPLITSDGKSLIFTSRREGSTGGKKAYDDNYYEDIYIVRRNKGDWLIPEKISTNINTHYHECGAAISPDGKTLFIYVDEGDGDIYFSTYQNKEWSVPLPVSQYVNSPYRELSVSVNQAGDELYFSSNRPGGFGGFDLYVSRKDRRGEWGPPENLGPKINTEADEDAPFIHPSGKSLFFSSKGHMGMGGYDIFQSRKYQGKWSTPINMGYPINTAQDDIYFVTSADNALGYYATAREDGMGGNDLYVINMKPKKAAPKPVAAAPVKNTTYFIGKVTDAGSGNPVAAELILSDNRKNIIIDRQYSDPSTGEFKISIPEGENFGLIVEAEGYLFYSTNFGADQLKGRKEIKRAIQLDKAVVGSVTILKNIFFDTGKASIKQESISELDRVHELLKANPNLKIQINGHTDNVGEADYNQKLSEQRAKAVASYLLQYGTTEAQVVAKGFGETRPLVSNDDEFGGREINRRTEIEILSVHEKIEEKKKGLLPTLTF; this is translated from the coding sequence ATGCCCAGGCTTATACTTATTTTCCTTATCAGCTTATCGCTCAGCGGGGTGGCACAGGCCCAGTCGGTTAAGCGATTACTCAAAACTGCGGACAAGTATTATGAGCATGGTTTTTACTACGAAGCGGCCATTAATTACAAAAAAGCGGCTGATATTACCCCCGATGATCTTTCTATTACCTATAAAATTGGATTGGCTTATCTGAAGAGCAGGTACAAGCACCGGGCTATGCCTTTTCTGGAAGAAGTCTACGAAAACACGCAAGATTCAACCTCTACCCTGGTTTTTCATCTGGGGCTAGCCTACCAGTACAATCACCAGTTTGAGAAAGCATTAGAGTATTTTCATTACTACCGTAAAAATGCTGAAAATACCTATACTGTCGATCGACACATTCGGCAGTGTAATATCGGGATAGAATATGTGAACAATCCTAAAAATGTAGAAATTCGTAATCTCAAGAAGTTGAACTCCGACAACCAAGATTACGCCCCGCTGATTACTTCCGATGGTAAATCTTTAATCTTTACTTCTCGCCGCGAGGGTTCTACGGGGGGTAAAAAAGCCTATGACGATAACTACTACGAAGATATCTACATTGTTAGAAGAAATAAGGGCGACTGGCTGATTCCCGAGAAAATTAGTACTAACATTAACACCCACTACCACGAATGTGGAGCCGCTATTTCGCCCGACGGGAAAACGCTGTTTATTTACGTGGACGAAGGTGACGGTGACATTTACTTCTCTACTTATCAGAATAAAGAATGGTCTGTACCTCTTCCGGTAAGCCAATACGTCAATTCGCCCTATCGGGAATTATCAGTTTCGGTAAACCAAGCGGGCGATGAGCTATACTTCTCAAGCAACCGCCCAGGCGGGTTTGGTGGGTTTGATCTATATGTATCTCGCAAAGATCGGCGGGGTGAATGGGGGCCACCCGAAAACCTAGGGCCAAAAATTAATACCGAAGCCGATGAAGATGCTCCTTTTATTCATCCTTCCGGAAAATCTTTGTTTTTTAGCTCGAAGGGGCATATGGGAATGGGGGGCTACGATATCTTTCAAAGCCGAAAATACCAAGGCAAGTGGAGTACTCCCATTAATATGGGCTACCCCATCAACACGGCTCAAGATGATATCTACTTCGTTACCTCAGCTGATAACGCCCTTGGTTATTATGCTACTGCCCGAGAAGATGGCATGGGAGGAAACGACCTGTACGTAATTAACATGAAGCCGAAGAAGGCAGCACCTAAACCAGTAGCGGCTGCCCCAGTTAAAAACACTACGTACTTTATTGGAAAAGTGACTGATGCTGGTTCTGGTAACCCGGTTGCTGCCGAGCTCATTTTATCTGATAACCGTAAAAATATCATTATTGATCGCCAATATTCCGATCCTTCTACGGGAGAGTTCAAAATTTCTATTCCGGAAGGGGAGAATTTCGGACTTATTGTAGAAGCGGAGGGTTACCTATTCTATTCCACCAACTTTGGGGCGGATCAATTAAAGGGCAGAAAAGAGATTAAACGAGCCATTCAACTAGATAAAGCAGTAGTAGGATCAGTAACTATTCTGAAAAACATCTTTTTCGATACGGGTAAAGCGTCTATCAAGCAGGAGTCTATTTCGGAGCTTGATCGAGTTCACGAACTATTAAAGGCAAATCCAAATCTGAAAATTCAGATCAATGGCCATACCGACAATGTAGGCGAGGCAGATTATAACCAGAAGCTTTCCGAACAACGCGCTAAGGCAGTGGCTAGCTACCTACTTCAGTACGGAACCACCGAAGCCCAAGTAGTTGCTAAGGGATTTGGTGAGACCCGCCCGCTAGTTTCTAACGATGACGAATTTGGTGGTAGAGAGATTAATCGTCGTACTGAGATTGAAATCCTATCAGTACACGAAAAGATTGAAGAGAAGAAAAAAGGCTTACTGCCCACACTCACGTTTTAA
- a CDS encoding FkbM family methyltransferase — MMSKNKIRRYRNLFAHFENWPQYLWFKMFGYQASFDFQLKGQFSVRVPRQMLSAFRECFFDQIYFKNIPEHLLTLKNPTIVDIGANVGYFSLFMFYKFPEAISYAFEPMSFNFQMLEKYKETYPTFNWHIEPQAISDNNIPITLHTSKLDGSTTMASIFSQPGNGQQIQVQSTTLPQFLEKNSINYINLLKLYCQGAEYAILYSLPQEVLDKICIVLIKTHRGTKQKETNQALRNYLQAKQYQLK, encoded by the coding sequence ATGATGTCTAAGAATAAAATTCGGCGTTATCGTAATCTCTTTGCACATTTTGAAAACTGGCCTCAGTATTTGTGGTTTAAGATGTTTGGTTACCAAGCATCCTTTGATTTTCAGTTGAAAGGCCAGTTTAGCGTACGAGTACCGCGTCAAATGCTATCGGCATTTCGTGAGTGCTTTTTTGATCAGATTTATTTTAAGAACATACCTGAACATCTACTCACGCTTAAGAATCCAACAATAGTAGATATTGGCGCAAATGTAGGTTACTTTTCATTGTTCATGTTTTATAAGTTTCCTGAAGCTATCAGCTACGCCTTTGAACCCATGTCCTTCAATTTTCAAATGCTTGAAAAATATAAGGAAACGTATCCTACATTTAATTGGCATATTGAACCACAAGCCATTAGCGACAATAATATTCCTATTACTCTTCATACTAGCAAATTGGATGGTTCCACTACAATGGCCTCAATTTTTAGTCAGCCAGGAAATGGGCAGCAAATACAAGTACAGTCTACAACGTTGCCGCAGTTTTTAGAAAAAAATTCTATCAACTATATCAATCTCCTGAAACTATATTGCCAGGGAGCTGAGTATGCCATTCTTTACTCTCTTCCGCAAGAAGTCTTAGATAAGATTTGCATCGTCCTCATTAAAACTCACCGAGGCACTAAGCAAAAAGAAACTAACCAAGCACTAAGGAACTATTTACAGGCAAAACAGTATCAATTAAAATAG
- a CDS encoding glycosyltransferase 87 family protein, with the protein MRAKLKQIVSDPRYITGLYVLVAILISVQALLLGGKRYEEAGKEYNRYNNYTIFERSFYHLKNNQDLYVYYPEEHWDIYKYTPTFSVFFGLFAVFPDWLGLPFWNLFNAVPLLVGIYYLPKLNNFEKGLVAIIILQELITSIQNEQANGLIAGLLILAFALMERKKYAWATLCIVSSAFIKLFGIVGVALYLLYPNKRHTLVYTMLWVALMAVVPLVLISYEQYVYLLENYLVLLSDDHSASYGYSVMGWLYTWFMIGINKMAVVLIGAAIFMVPFMKIQWYTYYGFRYLVIVSILIWVVIFNHKAESPTFIIAMAGVAMWFVVSEKNAINIALFTFAFVFTTLSPTDIFPQFLREQLVTPYVLKGVPCIFVWIKVIYDMLSKHKVSYLTNRYIASFE; encoded by the coding sequence ATGAGAGCCAAGCTTAAGCAGATTGTGAGTGATCCACGGTATATCACTGGACTATATGTACTAGTTGCTATTTTGATTAGTGTACAAGCATTACTTTTAGGCGGGAAACGTTACGAAGAAGCTGGGAAAGAATACAACCGATACAACAATTACACTATTTTTGAGCGGTCGTTTTACCATCTAAAAAATAATCAAGACTTGTATGTTTACTATCCTGAAGAGCACTGGGATATCTATAAATATACTCCAACATTTTCGGTGTTTTTCGGCCTTTTTGCAGTTTTTCCCGATTGGCTTGGGTTACCTTTCTGGAACCTATTCAATGCTGTGCCTCTTTTGGTAGGGATATATTACCTACCCAAGCTTAATAATTTTGAAAAGGGTCTTGTTGCAATAATCATATTGCAAGAACTGATAACTTCTATACAAAATGAGCAAGCGAATGGATTGATAGCCGGACTATTGATATTAGCTTTTGCTCTAATGGAACGAAAGAAGTACGCTTGGGCTACCCTATGTATTGTATCTTCGGCCTTTATAAAGCTGTTTGGTATAGTGGGGGTAGCGTTGTATTTACTCTACCCTAACAAACGGCATACCTTGGTTTACACTATGTTGTGGGTGGCACTTATGGCCGTAGTGCCCTTGGTATTAATAAGCTATGAACAGTATGTTTACTTACTTGAAAACTATCTGGTATTGCTATCTGATGACCACTCTGCCTCCTACGGCTACTCGGTAATGGGGTGGCTATATACTTGGTTTATGATAGGTATCAACAAAATGGCTGTGGTGCTCATCGGTGCGGCAATTTTTATGGTGCCCTTTATGAAAATACAATGGTATACCTACTACGGATTTAGGTATCTGGTTATTGTGTCTATACTGATTTGGGTCGTTATCTTTAATCATAAGGCGGAGTCGCCCACATTTATCATTGCTATGGCGGGGGTTGCTATGTGGTTTGTTGTAAGCGAGAAGAATGCAATCAATATTGCCCTCTTCACTTTTGCTTTTGTGTTTACTACACTATCCCCTACTGATATTTTTCCTCAATTTTTGCGGGAGCAATTGGTAACCCCCTACGTCCTCAAAGGAGTTCCTTGCATTTTCGTTTGGATAAAAGTTATTTATGATATGCTTAGCAAGCATAAGGTAAGCTATCTAACCAATAGATATATCGCTTCTTTTGAATAG